From one Lolium rigidum isolate FL_2022 chromosome 4, APGP_CSIRO_Lrig_0.1, whole genome shotgun sequence genomic stretch:
- the LOC124649062 gene encoding putative 12-oxophytodienoate reductase 5, giving the protein MEPIPLLAPYKMGQFDLAHRIVLAPLTRQRSYGNVPQPHAALYYSQRASTGGLLITEATGVSDTAQGYPDTPGIWTAEHVEAWRPIVAAVHKKGALIFCQIWHVGRVSTFDFQPGGKAPVSSTETRLGPQTSFDGHLDEYSPPRRLTVEEIPGIVDDFRKAARNAVDAGFDGVEIHGANGYLIEQFLKDGTNDRDDEYGGSLENRCRFALEIVDAVVKEVGSHRVGIRLSPFTDISDCYDSDPHSLALHMSTKLNDHDILYLHMIEPRMAIVDGRRVVPKRLLPYRKAFKGTFIAAGGYDREEGCKAVTEGYTDLVAFGRLFLANPDLPKRFEAGAELNKYDRMTFYSSEPVIGYTDYPFLE; this is encoded by the exons ATGGAGCCCATCCCTCTCCTGGCGCCATACAAGATGGGCCAGTTCGACCTTGCCCACAG GATCGTCTTGGCCCCACTCACGCGGCAGCGCTCCTACGGCAATGTGCCACAGCCACACGCCGCCCTCTACTATTCACAGCGCGCCAGCACCGGCGGGCTCCTGATCACCGAGGCCACGGGTGTCTCCGACACGGCACAGGGGTACCCCGACACGCCGGGCATCTGGACGGCGGAGCACGTGGAAGCGTGGCGGCCCATCGTCGCCGCCGTCCACAAGAAGGGCGCGCTGATCTTCTGCCAGATCTGGCACGTCGGGAGAGTCTCGACGTTCGACTTCCAGCCCGGCGGGAAGGCGCCGGTGTCGAGCACGGAGACACGGCTGGGGCCGCAGACGAGCTTCGATGGTCATCTCGACGAGTACTCCCCGCCAAGGAggctcacggtggaggagattccCGGGATCGTCGACGACTTCAGGAAAGCCGCTAGGAACGCCGTCGACGCTG GTTTTGACGGCGTGGAGATCCATGGCGCGAATGGGTACCTCATCGAGCAATTCCTTAAGGATGGTACCAACGACCGCGACGACGAGTACGGTGGCAGTCTAGAGAACCGGTGCCGCTTTGCGCTCGAGATCGTCGACGCCGTTGTGAAGGAGGTTGGTAGCCACCGCGTGGGCATCCGTCTCTCCCCCTTCACCGACATCTCAGACTGCTACGACTCCGACCCTCACTCCCTTGCGCTCCACATGTCCACCAAGCTCAACGACCACGACATCCTCTACCTccacatgatcgagcctaggatGGCCATCGTGGATGGCCGGCGTGTCGTCCCAAAGCGGTTGTTGCCGTATCGGAAGGCGTTCAAGGGAACCTTCATCGCCGCCGGTGGGTATGACCGTGAGGAAGGGTGCAAGGCGGTTACCGAGGGGTACACTGACCTGGTAGCCTTTGGGCGGCTGTTCCTCGCGAATCCTGACCTGCCCAAGAGATTCGAGGCCGGCGCGGAGCTGAACAAGTACGACAGGATGACCTTCTATAGTTCAGAACCAGTCATTGGTTACACCGACTACCCCTTCCTCGAATGA